In Phreatobacter cathodiphilus, the genomic window CCTCCAGCGCGCCCACCTTGCGGCCCTGGGCGCCGTCGCTCTCGGCGCCGAACAGCTCGATCTCCATGCGGTCGGGGGTGATCGCCGCCGCGTTGATGACGACGAAGGGCCCGCCGGCGCGGGCCGAGGCGGTGTGGATGGTGCGGGCGGTGAGCTCCTTTCCGGCACCCGAGGCGCCGAAGATCATGATGCGGCTGTTGGTGGGGGCGACGCGCTCGATCGTCTGGCGGAGCTGGTTCATGGCCGAGGAGCGGCCGATGAGGCCGGCTGCCTGACCGGAAATCTGGCGGAGCTCCTTGATCTCGCGGCGCAGACGCGAGGTCTCGATCGCCCGCTCCGCGATCAGCACCAGCCGGTCCGCCTTGAACGGCTTCTCGATATAGTCGTAGGCGCCGCGCTTGATGGCAGAGACGGCGGTCTCGATGTTGCCGTGGCCGGAAATCATCACCACGGGCATCTCCGGGTGGCGCTCCTTGATCACGTCGAGGAGTTGCAGGCCGTCGAGGCGGCTGCCCTGCATCCAGATGTCGAGGAAGACGAGGTTGGGCCGGCGTGCCTCGATCGCCGCCAGCGCCTCGTCGGCATTGCGGGCCGTGCGGGTGCGATAACCCTCGTCGTCGAGAATGCCGGCGACGATGTCCCGGATGTCCGCTTCGTCGTCGACAACGAGAATGTCTCCTGCCATGCGTGCTTATCCGTTCTTCGTCATTCCGCTGCGGCGGTCGCCTGGACCGCCAGCCGCTGGTCTCTGAAACTGAGGCGGATCAGGGCGCCCCGCTGCTGCTCGTCGCTTCCCGCCGGAGCATCGTAGAGGCCGAGGCCCCCACCGTGCTCCTCGAGAATTTTGCCGACGATCGCCAGCCCCAGCCCCGTGCCCTTTTCCCGTGTCGTAACGTAAGGCTCAAGCAGCCGATGACGGTTTTCTTTGGGCAGGCCGATGCCGTTGTCGACGACGTCGACGGCGTAGGAGGACTTGTTGGCCGTCAGCCGCACGAGGATCCGGCCCTTGCCGCGCTCCTGCTCCGCCACGGCGGCGATGGCCTCGGTGGCGTTCTTGATGATGTTGGTGAGCGCCTGGCTGATCAGCCGCCGGTCGAAGGAGGCGGGCAGCGGTCCCTCCGGAATGTCGTCGACGATGTCGATCTCCGGATAGCCGATCCGCATCATGAACACCGCTTGGCGGACCGTGTCGGCCACGTCCTCCATTTCGAAGACCGGCTTCGGCATGCGGGCGAAGGAGGAGAATTCGTCCACCATGCGGCCGATGTCCCCGACCTGGCGGATGATCGTGTCGGTGCACTGGTCGAAGACCTCCCGGTCCTCGGTGATGACACGGCCGTAGCGCCGCTTCAGCCGCTCGGCCGAGAGCTGGATGGGGGTGAGCGGGTTCTTGATCTCGTGGGCGATGCGCCGGGCGATGTCGGCCCAGGCGGAGGTGCGCTGGGCGACGACGAGATCGGTGACGTCGTCGAGCGTCACCACCGCGCCGTGGGCGCCGTTCTCGTCCGCCTCAAGCGCCACGCGGACGACGAGGGTGCGCTCGCGCCCGCCCTTCACCAGCATGACCTGGCCCTGGACGATCGGCGCGCCGCGCGCCGCCCCGGCGATCAGCTCGGCGAACTCGGGCACGCTCTCGGCGAGCATGGTGCCGGACAGCTCGCTCTCGCTGACACCGAGGATCTCCATCGCGAACCGGTTGAGCAGCGTCACCCGGCCGGCCTCGTCGAGGCCGATCACGCCCGCGGTGACTCCGGCCAGCACCGCCTCGGTGAAACGGCGCCGGCTGTCGATCTGGTCGCGCGCCGCGATGAGGTCGGCGCGCTGGTCGCGCAGTTCCGCCGTCATCTTGTTGAACGTGTCGCCGAGATTGGCGAGGTCGCCCTCGGACTTGCGGATATGGACCTCGACGTCGAGATCGCCGGCAGCCACCTGGTCCGCCGCGCCGATGAGCCGGCGGATGGGCTGCACCAGGCGGTTGGCGAAGCTGAGGCCGAGATAGACGGCCGACAGGGTGACCAGGAAGGCGATCAGCGCGAACATCAGGGCGAAGGCGATCTGCAGTCCGAGCCGGCGCGACTGCAAGGCCTGGTATTCGAAGAGCCCCGCCTGGGTGGCACGCAGGTGCTGGGCGATCTGCGGGCTGATCTGCCTGACGACGTAGAGGATCTCGTCCCCTCCCCGCTGCAGCTTCAGGATCGCCTCGATGAAGTCGCGGTCGTTGAGCGAGGAGACGTTCGCGATGATGTCGTCGGTCTTGCTCACCTCGTCGAGAATCGCTGCGGGAACGCTGAAATCGGCCTGCATGGGCAGGTCGGCCCGGTCGACGATCGAGCCGTCGGTCTTCAGCACGCGCACCACGGTGAGGCCGCGCACCATGGCCTGTGCGGTGAGGAAACGGCCGAAATTCACCTCCGTCGAATTCAGCGACCGCACCCGCTCGATGTCCTGGACGAGGGCCGCCGCCTCGGCCCGCACCACCTGCACCTGCTCGTTGAGATAGGCGTTGGCGAGATTGGCCGAGGCCTCCACCGACTGGCGGACGCTGCCCGAGAAGATGCTCTCGAGGCCGCGGTCCAGGGTCACCGAGGCGGCGATGGCGATCACCGCCACCGGCACCGAGGCGACGATGGCGAAGAGGCGGACGACGCGCTCGTGCAGGCGGGATGCCGCCTGCCCCGCCCGCCGCGCCCGCCTCAGCACGAGGATCTCCCGCACGATGAGCACGATCAGGGCGCAGACGAGCAGCCCGTCAGCGACGAGCACGGAGAGCACCACCTCGTGGGTGGCGGCGATCGGCAGCAGGCCGGTGACAAGCAGGAAGGTGATGAGGCCGAAGAACAGGGCCACGGCCACCATGATGGGCCCGACCCGGCGGGCCCGCAGGCGCGGCATGAAGGCCGAAGCGTCGGGCGGAGAGGTGGTCGTCGCTGTCTGCGGCGAAATCGTCATCCTGCGATCATCTTCGCAGAGTTCGGCGGAAAGCCGGCACGGCCGACCGCCTCGCTCAATCGTTCCAGGGTGACCCTCTTACAACATGTGTGACCGAAACGTCACGCCCTCGCGTGGACCGCGGACGAAAATGTGACCGCCCCGACCGCACTCACCGCGAGGTACGGATCACCTGGATGTCGAGATCCCGCACCTTCTTGCGCAGGGTGTTGCGGTTCACTCCGAGGAGATCGGCGGCCTTGATCTGGTTGCCGCGGGTCGCCGCGAGCGCCGCCGAGATCAGCGGAATCTCCACCTCGCGCAGCACGCGGTGATAGAGACCCGGCGGCGGAAGATCGTCTCCGAAACCCTTGAAATAGCTCCCCATGTGCCGCTCCACGGAGGCCATCAGCGTATCGTCCTCGCGCGGCTCGTCGCCCGGCGAGGCCGGCTCCGGCGTCGCCAGCTCGTTGTCGACGATGGGCGCGGTGATGATCTCCTGCGGGTAGAGCGCGGTCAGGCGCCGGATCAGGTTCTCCAGCTCGCGGATGTTGCCGGGCCAGCGATAGCGCTTGAGCTTCTCGAGGGCGGCCGAATCGATCTGCTTGGCCGGCAGGCCCTCGCGCTCGGCCTGGGCGAAGAAGTGACGCACCAGATCCGGCACGTCGTCGCTGCGCTCGCGCAGCGGCGGCAGGCGCAGCGGCACGACGTTGAGGCGGAAGAACAGGTCTTCGCGGAACAGGCCCTGCTGGATGAGCTGGCGCAGGTCCTTGTTGGTGGCGGCGACGATGCGCACGTCGGCCTTGATCGGGGTGCGGCCGCCCACCGTGGTGTATTCGCCCTGCTGCAGGACGCGCAGGAGGCGGGTCTGCGCCTCCATCGGCATGTCGCCGATTTCGTCGAGGAAGAGCGTGCCGCCCTCCGCCTGTTCGAACCGGCCGGGATTGCGAGACTGGGCGCCGGTGAAGGCGCCCTTCTCGTGGCCGAACAGCTCGCTCTCGATGAGGTCGCGCGGGATGGCCGCCATGTTGATGGCGACGAAGGGTCCGTTGCGGCGCTTGCCGTAGTCGTGGAGGGCTCGGGCGACGAGCTCCTTGCCCGTGCCGCTCTCGCCGACGATCATCACCGTGAGGTCGGTCTGCATCAGGCGGGCGAGGACGCGATAGATGTCCTGCATGGCCGGCGAGCGGCCGACCAGCGGCATGGTGTCGGCGTCCACCGGCGAGGCCTTGCCGGGCTTGCCCTTGGGCTCGGCCAGGGCCCGCCCGACGATGGCCACCAGTTCCTTCAGGTCGAAGGGCTTCGGCAGGTAGTCGTAGGCGCCCCGCTCGGAGGCCTTGATGGCCGTCATGAACGTGTTCTGCGCGCTCATCACCACCACCGGCAGGTCCGGGCGCAGTTTCTTCATCCGCGGCAGGAGGTCGAAGGCGTTCTCGTCCGGCATCACCACGTCGGTGATGACGAGGTCGCCGTCGCCCTGAGAGACCCAGCGCCACAGCGTCGTCGCGTTGCCGGTCAGGCGGACGTCGTAGCCGGCCCGCGACAGCGCCTGGTTGAGCACGGTGCGGATCGCGGCGTCGTCGTCGGCGACAAGGATGGTTCCCGTCGGCATATGGACCTCTTCAGAGCGCTTTGCGGCCGTTGGTGTCGGTCTGCGACACACGGGCCATGGGCAGAAGGATGCGGAAGACCGTCTTGCGGGGCTGGCTGTCGCACTCGACGATGCCCCCGTGGTCGCCGACGATCTTGGCCA contains:
- a CDS encoding sensor histidine kinase NtrY-like; amino-acid sequence: MTISPQTATTTSPPDASAFMPRLRARRVGPIMVAVALFFGLITFLLVTGLLPIAATHEVVLSVLVADGLLVCALIVLIVREILVLRRARRAGQAASRLHERVVRLFAIVASVPVAVIAIAASVTLDRGLESIFSGSVRQSVEASANLANAYLNEQVQVVRAEAAALVQDIERVRSLNSTEVNFGRFLTAQAMVRGLTVVRVLKTDGSIVDRADLPMQADFSVPAAILDEVSKTDDIIANVSSLNDRDFIEAILKLQRGGDEILYVVRQISPQIAQHLRATQAGLFEYQALQSRRLGLQIAFALMFALIAFLVTLSAVYLGLSFANRLVQPIRRLIGAADQVAAGDLDVEVHIRKSEGDLANLGDTFNKMTAELRDQRADLIAARDQIDSRRRFTEAVLAGVTAGVIGLDEAGRVTLLNRFAMEILGVSESELSGTMLAESVPEFAELIAGAARGAPIVQGQVMLVKGGRERTLVVRVALEADENGAHGAVVTLDDVTDLVVAQRTSAWADIARRIAHEIKNPLTPIQLSAERLKRRYGRVITEDREVFDQCTDTIIRQVGDIGRMVDEFSSFARMPKPVFEMEDVADTVRQAVFMMRIGYPEIDIVDDIPEGPLPASFDRRLISQALTNIIKNATEAIAAVAEQERGKGRILVRLTANKSSYAVDVVDNGIGLPKENRHRLLEPYVTTREKGTGLGLAIVGKILEEHGGGLGLYDAPAGSDEQQRGALIRLSFRDQRLAVQATAAAE
- the ntrC gene encoding nitrogen regulation protein NR(I); translation: MPTGTILVADDDAAIRTVLNQALSRAGYDVRLTGNATTLWRWVSQGDGDLVITDVVMPDENAFDLLPRMKKLRPDLPVVVMSAQNTFMTAIKASERGAYDYLPKPFDLKELVAIVGRALAEPKGKPGKASPVDADTMPLVGRSPAMQDIYRVLARLMQTDLTVMIVGESGTGKELVARALHDYGKRRNGPFVAINMAAIPRDLIESELFGHEKGAFTGAQSRNPGRFEQAEGGTLFLDEIGDMPMEAQTRLLRVLQQGEYTTVGGRTPIKADVRIVAATNKDLRQLIQQGLFREDLFFRLNVVPLRLPPLRERSDDVPDLVRHFFAQAEREGLPAKQIDSAALEKLKRYRWPGNIRELENLIRRLTALYPQEIITAPIVDNELATPEPASPGDEPREDDTLMASVERHMGSYFKGFGDDLPPPGLYHRVLREVEIPLISAALAATRGNQIKAADLLGVNRNTLRKKVRDLDIQVIRTSR
- a CDS encoding sigma-54-dependent transcriptional regulator, which gives rise to MAGDILVVDDEADIRDIVAGILDDEGYRTRTARNADEALAAIEARRPNLVFLDIWMQGSRLDGLQLLDVIKERHPEMPVVMISGHGNIETAVSAIKRGAYDYIEKPFKADRLVLIAERAIETSRLRREIKELRQISGQAAGLIGRSSAMNQLRQTIERVAPTNSRIMIFGASGAGKELTARTIHTASARAGGPFVVINAAAITPDRMEIELFGAESDGAQGRKVGALEEAHGGTLFIEEVAEMPRETQNRILRVLVEQSFQRVGGTAKVQVDVRIISATARDLQADIAEGRFREDLFHRLAVVPVRVPSLAERREDIPELVEHFVEQLATVSGLPRRKIGDDAMAVLQSHDWPGNLRQLRNNIERVLILAGGDPDAVVSVSMLPPDVGAAAPSMPTGQGGEHLMALPLREAREAFEREYLAAQINRFGGNISRTAEFIGMERSALHRKLKALSVD